In a single window of the Rhodamnia argentea isolate NSW1041297 chromosome 2, ASM2092103v1, whole genome shotgun sequence genome:
- the LOC115726016 gene encoding thioredoxin H1, whose translation MAGEGQVISCHTVDSWNRQLQKGIETKKLVVVDFSATWCGPCRLISPVLDDLARKLTDVIFLKVDVDELRSVAEDWAVEAMPTFIFMKEGTIVDKVVGANKDDLQMKIAKHATAAVTA comes from the exons ATGGCTGGTGAAGGGCAAGTGATTAGCTGCCACACCGTCGATTCTTGGAACCGGCAGCTCCAGAAAGGAATTGAAACCAAGAAACTG GTGGTGGTGGATTTCTCTGCTACATGGTGCGGTCCATGTCGCCTCATTTCCCCAGTTCTGGATGACCTCGCAAGAAAGCTGACCGATGTCATTTTCCTGAAGGTCGATGTCGATGAATTAAGG TCTGTTGCTGAGGATTGGGCTGTGGAGGCGATGCCTACTTTTATCTTTATGAAAGAAGGCACAATAGTGGACAAGGTTGTTGGTGCAAATAAGGATGATTTGCAGATGAAGATCGCGAAACATGCAACCGCTGCTGTGACTGCTTAA